The nucleotide window ATAATGGCATCTTCAATGGCGTGCGATGCGCCCATCAGCCCCTCTCCTTTGTGAAAGTGGAACAGGGCGGCCACCACCAAATCAATAACTAATAATAAACACACCGGGCGGAAAGCTAAACCTAAAATAAGCAGAAACCCCCCAACTGTTTCAACTACAGCCGATGCCAGTCCCCAAAATACCGGGAAAAAATGAATGCCTGCACTGCCCATAGCGCTGCCTATTGTTTCCCAACTTTTTACACCGCCTTCTAATTTAGGCAAGCCATGAAAGATGAACATTAAGCCTAAACCTACGCGGATAATGAGTAAGCCAAAATTGCGGTAATTACCTAAGTTGCCAAAAATTGCCATATGTGATGTTTTTAAGTGTATGATGCGGTTACATGGTGATCTTCTACAGATAAATTTAATGTTTTACCGAAAATGATAGCATGATTATCGGGAATATGGCCTGCCGGAAAATCAAAGCAAACCGGGTAGGTATATTCGCCAACCAGGTGCATTACTATGTTATGCAGGCTAATGCCAAATGGGATATCATTATCCTTTAGCTCGGTAAACCCGCCAATTATTAAACCCGCCAGCTTACTTAGCTTGCCAGCGCGCTTTAGGGTATGCAGCATACGGTCTATTGAATAATAGTATTCACCTACGTCTTCAAGAAACAATATTTTACCGGTATAATCCATATCTGATACGGAACCCAGCATCGCGATAAGCAAACTTAAATTGCCCCCTATAACCGGGGCCGAAGCTTCACCCGCCCGGTTTAAACTATGTGATTTAAAGCTATAGGTAACGGCTTCGCCAAACAGGGTCTTTTTAAGCGATATAAGCGATTGTGACGAAGCGTCGGGTACATTTACCGGCATTTGCCCGTGGATGGTTTGCAGCCCGTAATTAGTATGCAAATGGCTATGTAAAACTGTAATATCACTAAACCCAACAATCCATTTCGGGTGAGTGGCCAGCTTGCTGTAATCAACCATATCTACTATACGTACTGTTCCGTACCCGCCCCGGGCGGCAATAATGGCTTTTACGCTATCGTCATCAATAAAGTTTTGCAGGTCGCGGGCACGCAATTCGTCATCGCCGGCAAACTGGTGATAACTGGCTTGCAGGGTTTCGCCCTGTATTACTTCAAGGCCCCAGCTTTGCAGCACTTTAACTGCTTCGGTCATTGGTCTCGGTAATTTTTTGGCAGGACAGGTAATGGCTATTTTATCGCCCTTTTTTAAATGTGGAATGATCATAGTTAATCCGGAACATTGTAAGTCGGAAAGCCCGGATTCAAATATAGGAAAGTCCGGAAGACGGTAAGTAAGAAGCCCGAAAGATTTTAAAGATAGGCGGTCGGCAAATTTAAGGCAAAGCAGTTAATGGCATCTTTGTATGGTTTACACATTTTGCCATGTGTAAACACATAATTATGTTATAATAAGTTAGTTAACTAAAAATTTACATAGAATTTTGTAAACCATGTAAACCATGTAAACCATGTAAACCATGATTTGAGGGGGCGACCAGCTTCCGGGCTTACCGTCTTTCCCACTTCCGGACTATTCAGTATCTTTGCACCC belongs to Mucilaginibacter boryungensis and includes:
- a CDS encoding DoxX family protein, producing MAIFGNLGNYRNFGLLIIRVGLGLMFIFHGLPKLEGGVKSWETIGSAMGSAGIHFFPVFWGLASAVVETVGGFLLILGLAFRPVCLLLVIDLVVAALFHFHKGEGLMGASHAIEDAIMFAGLLFVGPGKYSVDKK
- a CDS encoding S66 peptidase family protein codes for the protein MIIPHLKKGDKIAITCPAKKLPRPMTEAVKVLQSWGLEVIQGETLQASYHQFAGDDELRARDLQNFIDDDSVKAIIAARGGYGTVRIVDMVDYSKLATHPKWIVGFSDITVLHSHLHTNYGLQTIHGQMPVNVPDASSQSLISLKKTLFGEAVTYSFKSHSLNRAGEASAPVIGGNLSLLIAMLGSVSDMDYTGKILFLEDVGEYYYSIDRMLHTLKRAGKLSKLAGLIIGGFTELKDNDIPFGISLHNIVMHLVGEYTYPVCFDFPAGHIPDNHAIIFGKTLNLSVEDHHVTASYT